A region from the Chrysoperla carnea chromosome 4, inChrCarn1.1, whole genome shotgun sequence genome encodes:
- the LOC123298389 gene encoding intracellular protein transport protein USO1-like has product MAFSKAKLTRFNDVISDTPAPGRYNPKHDKYARSCTPTSERGDLNKSPISSVASEKNSVISTPCFRTPNLPARRKLLCSQSARKFSQKENLQPTPVSQQLLDQQREELQERIVECNNKTQCIKDLEIQIEELKEQISNLKQNEMDDAQELEKLTIQIDELLEEKQKLIEEIGKIQVQHQNDIHEIKALLADTVDEKDTLIFENEEHQIEICELQKSNDELEIENYELQLKLRNKNIIQNNLIKQQKRFQLLMQKMKAKQKNITFLRKRIMTLRKELCDLKTETHTEISSLQQQLIAAEAAKNKEREETETGFLEVIQQLRSTNNEILKNHKKEMTQFKDSTHQHLRQIQENANLQIRELQTQLDENLKKHEMETKNLKLILSDTERDLQHAIDGKEKLDMELGQKKCVINELQRKLSSTIIELNEVRENWSKEISELRTEIDNINNQKRRYAIALDETRSTVQVITDRLVESDQGVEQLKNQVEKLQLTKIQIENENNELKKKTKELEELYTTSSEKQWVQMEKMIRDDIDKEKRELTDAVENYKQLTLNTIKDYELKQQTLISSLNETNMKYKSLEEKYNELHKTSTKKIQTLEQECMKHKNNNKELLDQLKSREQKFLEAQSLISASKIEIEHQSSENIELKFKVNRLESQIASLQVPMDKSKINKLIEENKKLKNQMKNIEELPEFRELLDKYKQLNMQVNKEKKDKQDMENKIRAQNKLIEKLKQEVTSPKSASRRSKLLVSNEKENQSPGKVAVIRTDSPNTTPLKDRNIRQ; this is encoded by the coding sequence ccaAATTTACCTGCCCGTCGAAAGCTACTTTGTTCACAATCTGCAAGAAAATTctctcaaaaagaaaatttacaaccAACACCTGTTTCACAACAATTATTAGACCAACAACGTGAAGAATTGCAAGAAAGAATTGTGGAATGCAATAATAAGACACAATGTATAAAAGATTTAgaaatacaaattgaagaatTGAAAgaacaaatttccaatttaaagCAAAATGAAATGGATGATGCTCAAGAACTTGAAAAACTTACAATTCAAATAGACGAATTATTGgaggaaaaacaaaaattgatcgaAGAAATCGGAAAAATTCAAGTACAACATCAAAATGATATACATGAAATAAAAGCTTTATTGGCGGACACTGTAGATGAGAAAGAtacattaatatttgaaaatgaagaaCATCAAATTGAAATATGCGAATTGCAAAAATCAAATGATGAATTGGAAatagaaaattatgaattaCAATTGAAATTACGAAATAAGaatatcatacaaaacaatttaatcaAACAACAAAAACGCTTCCAACTTTTAATGCAGAAAATGAAagctaaacaaaaaaatataacgtTTTTACGAAAACGTATAATGACTTTACGTAAAGAATTGTGTGATCTTAAAACTGAAACACACACTGAAATTTCAAGTTTACAACAGCAATTAATTGCAGCTGAAGCGGCCAAAAATAAAGAACGTGAAGAAACAGAAACAGGATTTTTAGAAGTAATTCAACAATTGAGATCcacaaataatgaaatattaaaaaatcataaaaaagaaaTGACACAATTTAAAGATAGTACTCATCAACATTTACGTCAAATTCAGGAAAATGCAAATTTACAAATTCGTGAATTACAGACACAATTagatgaaaatctaaaaaaacatGAGATggagacaaaaaatttaaaattaattttatcagatACAGAACGCGATTTACAACATGCTATCGATGGTAAAGAAAAATTGGACATGGAATTGggacaaaaaaaatgtgttataaatGAATTACAACGGAAATTATCATCTACAATTATCGAATTAAATGAAGTACGTGAAAATTGGTCGAAAGAAATTAGTGAACTTCGAACtgaaattgataatattaacaATCAAAAACGTCGATATGCAATTGCTTTAGATGAAACACGATCAACCGTACAAGTAATTACAGATCGTTTAGTTGAATCAGATCAAGGTGTGGAACAGTTAAAAAATCAAGTTGAAAAGCTTCAACTaactaaaatacaaattgaaaatgaaaataatgaattaaaaaagaaaacaaaagaaTTAGAAGAACTTTACACTACTTCAAGTGAAAAGCAATGGGTTCAAATGGAAAAAATGATTCGTGATGATATTGACAAGGAGAAACGAGAATTAACCGATGCTGTGGAAAACTATAAACAATTAACCTTGAACACAATTAAAGATTACGAATTAAAACAGCAAACTTTAATAAGCAGTTTAAATGAAACAAACATGAAATATAAATCTTTGGAAGAAAAATACAatgaattacataaaacatcaaCGAAGAAAATACAAACTTTAGAACAAGAATGTATGAagcataaaaataacaataaagaaTTACTAGATCAATTGAAATCtagagaacaaaaatttttggaagcTCAGTCATTAATCAGTGCatccaaaattgaaattgaacatCAAAGTTCtgaaaatattgaattgaaattcaAAGTAAATCGTCTTGAATCACAGATTGCTAGTTTACAAGTACCAAtggataaaagtaaaataaataaactaattgaagagaataaaaagttgaaaaatcaaatgaaaaatattgaagaattgCCAGAATTTAGAGAATTATtggataaatataaacaattaaacatgCAAGTAAATAAAGAGAAGAAAGATAAACAagatatggaaaataaaattcgtgctcaaaataaattgattgagAAATTGAAACAAGAAGTTACATCTCCAAAATCGGCATCACGTCGAAGCAAATTGTTGGTTTCGAATGAAAAGGAGAATCAAAGCCCTGGAAAAGTTGCTGTTATTCGTACTGATAGTCCTAATACCACACCATTAAAAGATCGAAATATTCGTCAGTAA
- the LOC123297432 gene encoding TOM1-like protein 2 isoform X2, with product MSFFGVPGLGGNPFSTPVGQRIEIATDENLPSENWELNMEICDLINNTDEGPRDAVKAIRKRLQQNAGKNYTVVMYTLTVLETCVKNCGKRFHVLVCSKDFVQDLVKLIGPKNDPPTVVQEKVLSLIQSWADAFAGQPELSGVVAVVCDLRAKGIEFPPTDLDTMAPIHTPHRTVTEPCAEVVPPASQIPNAAGDSIAVNPNVPVPVPINAPLAPEQIGKLQSELDVVQNNMAVLSEMLSELTPGKEDSSDLELLQELHSTCKAMQIRLVELIGKLANDELTAELLRINDEMNNIFLRYARYEKNREAGNRNTPSALLGAALGVASPTKIEDAQESLIDLSDGPSTASNLEDEFAALSVRNGSKDLKLSQIASVPAQKGPIEKDDEFDMFAQSRNVTYESSKTGGSTYKDNLEPDQVSGGLSSLANTRTQPPTVPGARENIPEESVTSSEFERFLAERAAAAEALPTNPNQPSPNRQPQQRRTKDDDANLFAL from the exons atgtcgttttttggtGTACCCGGTTTAGGAGGAAATCCTTTTTCAACTCCTGTTGGACAACGAATTG AAATAGCCACAGATGAAAATCTTCCGTCCGAAAACTGGGAATTAAATATGGAAATATGTgatctaataaataatacagaTGAAGGACCACGGGATGCTGTGAAGGCGATACGTAAACGATTACAACAGAATGCAGGGAAAAATTATACAGTTGTAATGTACACTTTAACAGTATTAGAAACATGTGTGAAGAATTGTGGAAAACGTTTTCATGTGTTGGTTTGCAGCAAGGATTTTGTTCAAGATTTA GTAAAATTAATTGGACCTAAGAATGATCCACCAACAGTTGTGCAAGAAAAGGTGTTATCTTTAATACAATCATGGGCTGATGCATTTGCTGGACAACCAGAATTATCAGGTGTGGTAGCTGTTGTTTGTGATTTGCGTGCAAAAGGGATTGAATTTCCACCGACAGATTTGGATACAATGGCACCAATACATACTCCACATAGG ACTGTGACTGAACCATGTGCAGAAGTAGTTCCTCCAGCTTCACAAATACCTAACGCTGCAGGGGATTCAATTGCTGTAAATCCTAATGTACCCGTACCAGTGCCAATTAACGCGCCTCTTGCCCCTGAACAAATTGGTAAACTACAAAGTGAATTAGATGTTGTTCAAAACAATATGGCTGTATTATCAGAAATGCTCTCAGAACTAACACCTGGAAAAGAAGATTCAAGTGATTTAGAACTATTGCag gaGTTACATTCCACTTGTAAAGCTATGCAAATACGTTTGGTTGAGTTAATTGGAAAATTGGCAAATGATGAACTTACAGCTGAATTGTTACGAATAAATGATGAAatgaacaatatatttttacgttATGCAAGATACGAAAAGAATCGTGAAGCTGGAAATCGAAATACACCATCTGCATTACTTGGTGCAGCCTTGGGTGTTGCATCTCCAACAAAAATAGAAGATGCCCAGGAATCTTTAATTGATTTAAGTGATGGACCAAGTACAGCATCTAATCTTGAAGATGAATTTGCTGCATTAA gtGTGCGAAATGGAAGTAAAGATCTTAAATTATCCCAAATTGCCAGTGTACCAGCGCAAAAAGGTCCAATTGAAAAAGATGATGAATTTGATATGTTTGCACAGTCACGTAATGTAACATATGAATCATCTAAAACAGG tggaaGTACATACAAGGATAATTTAGAACCAGATCAAGTAAGTGGTGGTTTAAGTAGTCTTGCAAATACACGAACACAACCTCCTACTGTT ccCGGAGCACGAGAAAACATTCCAGAAGAAAGTGTAACAAGTAGTGAGTTTGAACGATTTTTGGCTGAACGTGCTGCTGCCGCTGAAGCATTACCAACAAATCCAAATCAACCATCACCAAATCGGCAACCTCAACAGCGGCGTACAAAAGACGATGATGCTAACTTATTTgcactttga
- the LOC123297432 gene encoding TOM1-like protein 2 isoform X1, translating to MSFFGVPGLGGNPFSTPVGQRIEIATDENLPSENWELNMEICDLINNTDEGPRDAVKAIRKRLQQNAGKNYTVVMYTLTVLETCVKNCGKRFHVLVCSKDFVQDLVKLIGPKNDPPTVVQEKVLSLIQSWADAFAGQPELSGVVAVVCDLRAKGIEFPPTDLDTMAPIHTPHRTVTEPCAEVVPPASQIPNAAGDSIAVNPNVPVPVPINAPLAPEQIGKLQSELDVVQNNMAVLSEMLSELTPGKEDSSDLELLQELHSTCKAMQIRLVELIGKLANDELTAELLRINDEMNNIFLRYARYEKNREAGNRNTPSALLGAALGVASPTKIEDAQESLIDLSDGPSTASNLEDEFAALSVRNGSKDLKLSQIASVPAQKGPIEKDDEFDMFAQSRNVTYESSKTGGSTYKDNLEPDQVSGGLSSLANTRTQPPTVPGRERDFDEMAAWLENTPGARENIPEESVTSSEFERFLAERAAAAEALPTNPNQPSPNRQPQQRRTKDDDANLFAL from the exons atgtcgttttttggtGTACCCGGTTTAGGAGGAAATCCTTTTTCAACTCCTGTTGGACAACGAATTG AAATAGCCACAGATGAAAATCTTCCGTCCGAAAACTGGGAATTAAATATGGAAATATGTgatctaataaataatacagaTGAAGGACCACGGGATGCTGTGAAGGCGATACGTAAACGATTACAACAGAATGCAGGGAAAAATTATACAGTTGTAATGTACACTTTAACAGTATTAGAAACATGTGTGAAGAATTGTGGAAAACGTTTTCATGTGTTGGTTTGCAGCAAGGATTTTGTTCAAGATTTA GTAAAATTAATTGGACCTAAGAATGATCCACCAACAGTTGTGCAAGAAAAGGTGTTATCTTTAATACAATCATGGGCTGATGCATTTGCTGGACAACCAGAATTATCAGGTGTGGTAGCTGTTGTTTGTGATTTGCGTGCAAAAGGGATTGAATTTCCACCGACAGATTTGGATACAATGGCACCAATACATACTCCACATAGG ACTGTGACTGAACCATGTGCAGAAGTAGTTCCTCCAGCTTCACAAATACCTAACGCTGCAGGGGATTCAATTGCTGTAAATCCTAATGTACCCGTACCAGTGCCAATTAACGCGCCTCTTGCCCCTGAACAAATTGGTAAACTACAAAGTGAATTAGATGTTGTTCAAAACAATATGGCTGTATTATCAGAAATGCTCTCAGAACTAACACCTGGAAAAGAAGATTCAAGTGATTTAGAACTATTGCag gaGTTACATTCCACTTGTAAAGCTATGCAAATACGTTTGGTTGAGTTAATTGGAAAATTGGCAAATGATGAACTTACAGCTGAATTGTTACGAATAAATGATGAAatgaacaatatatttttacgttATGCAAGATACGAAAAGAATCGTGAAGCTGGAAATCGAAATACACCATCTGCATTACTTGGTGCAGCCTTGGGTGTTGCATCTCCAACAAAAATAGAAGATGCCCAGGAATCTTTAATTGATTTAAGTGATGGACCAAGTACAGCATCTAATCTTGAAGATGAATTTGCTGCATTAA gtGTGCGAAATGGAAGTAAAGATCTTAAATTATCCCAAATTGCCAGTGTACCAGCGCAAAAAGGTCCAATTGAAAAAGATGATGAATTTGATATGTTTGCACAGTCACGTAATGTAACATATGAATCATCTAAAACAGG tggaaGTACATACAAGGATAATTTAGAACCAGATCAAGTAAGTGGTGGTTTAAGTAGTCTTGCAAATACACGAACACAACCTCCTACTGTT CCGGGGAGAGAGAGGGATTTCGACGAAATGGCTGCATGGTTGGAAAATACA ccCGGAGCACGAGAAAACATTCCAGAAGAAAGTGTAACAAGTAGTGAGTTTGAACGATTTTTGGCTGAACGTGCTGCTGCCGCTGAAGCATTACCAACAAATCCAAATCAACCATCACCAAATCGGCAACCTCAACAGCGGCGTACAAAAGACGATGATGCTAACTTATTTgcactttga